The genomic segment caacaacaaaaatacacacacaaaataacccacaacaacaacaaaaaacccacagtggCCAACTTCCTGCTGGCTTAAGAGCTTTGACTGACTCAAGAGTGACTTTAGGAAGGAACAAGAAATAATGCTGTCTTTTAGGGTCAAGCTATGAATGTCAGCTCAGCTTCTCAAATCAGCTACAACTGTAGTATTTCTACTGTTATTTCCAGCTTACTACAAGTTCTTCAAATGTTTCAAATCCAAAAGTTACAATTGAAGTAATATTAAAACCAGAACAGTTTGCTTTAGACAGATTTGCTCAGTAATACTGGAAAGCATCTTACCACCACCTAGTGGCAAGAGTGAAAGGTAATTTGTTAAAAAGACTTCGTGTggacaacaaacaaaaaggataATCAAAGAAGATTCGTATTTTGCATAATTTACTTTATGATATGTCACAACATACACTTGTCAGTCTACAACCAATATATAACTAAACCAGCAATGATGTGTGTGATGACTTGGTTAGTAGCTCCTGTTCCACTAAAACACTTGACACTCAGCTTGCATTAATACACTACATGCTTCATAATATATTTACAGATACAAGGTCAAGTGTAATACTGGCATTTAAAAACTAACTCTGACTTTCCCCTTCCACTtgaacacaggaaagaaaagctcaTTCACGTGCAGCTTACTGGGATTTGCACTAGCATTTCAGAGCCAAATTTGAAAGAAGTCAGTTATAGTACAGAGAAAAGAAGTCTTATCCTTTGTATAATATCtaccataaataaataaaaactatttatttatttatttaaaagacagTCAGTGGCTGCATAGCTTAAAGTTTCTCTTGTCCAGGAAAACTGGCTGACAAAGCATTAAACAAAAAGAACTCTTGGCTGGAATGTCATATTTTGTAATTGATTTGTGGTGTTCTAATATGCATAAGGTCACTTGTACACCACATATCAAGAGCCAGACATCCTAATGAGGCACTCAGCTTCTGAAACCCTCCTTGAGATGCTCTAGCTATCGTCTACACCCTTTTAATCAGCAACATCTGCTAGTAACACTACCTCAAAACAGAAGACAACGTAACTGTTCAGATTGTGTCATTCTTTGTAAGATGCATAAAAGCATTTCAGTGCAAAATGAACAGTGAAACTCAGTGAAAACAGGTAAGTTTAAGACAGACttagagagaagagaaaattattaaaaagcacTAAGGATTTCACCTGTGTACATCGATGGTTTCCATCAAGCGACCTATCACCCATACCCACAGAAGAATCACATGGTTACAGAAAACAACAATTCCAATAAAAAAGCCAGCTCCAAGGATAAGCGTTTCCAGAGGATGTGCATATTCTGCTTGCATTCCGAATGGAGACTAGAAAAAGATAACAGGCAGGAAAACAGTCACCATTTTTGATTTTCTATATTCCCGAGGCAGAATCACCACTTTGTGGttctccccctttcccactaCCCAGCAAGACTACAACAGGACAAACGGAAGGATGTTGTGGGTAAAGGAAATGGTCTGACTGAGCACAGGCCTTAACATGGGTGTTCAGCTCCTCATGGGGAAGACAGAAAACACTATTCCAGGGTCATAAGGATCATAATTCCATTAGTGATTCCAAACACTTCACTACTAATTGAAAAGTtgaaaacttttatttcagcttaCCATTACTCATTATTTCAGGAATATTTAAAAAGTTTGGGAAGCTCCTATCAGCTTTGCTATACATCCAGTCttggaagcagaagaaagaaggaagccaAAATATTCTCAGAGTCAGGATTCActtagaaatttattttaaaaataatttaaaagctctCCTCATCTTTGACAGTTTTAATATAAATTGTTCAAATATTATGAGATTGAAATAAAACATCATCTTTTCTTTATataagtgtgtgtatatatattttaatgcaaaGACACAACCCCCCAGTCATTCCTACATTTggtttacaaaaaaataaattccatggAGAGTTTTCAGAAGCAGACCACTATAGAaagctaataataataataaaaattaaccTAATGCTCAAGGTTATAAGTTTGGctatcaggagaaaaaaaaaagtccacttTGACAAAAAGGCgattttaaaatcatcaccTTTTTTTTGTCACAGAAAGTTTTTAGTGAAACAGCCGTTAGCCTACAGAGCACTTCTGTGTGAACTAACCACTCAAGAATAATGGCCAGAAGCTGCTCCTGCTAAAGGCCTGAGGGGCTGCCAAGAGcaagaggaaaacagcagctgctgctgatgtACGTACATATGAATACATCAATCAATACCAAGATTCTCTATTATGGCAGCCTGTATAAACCACCCCTGGCCCAGTAGCTTGCTGTTCCCCTCAAGCACCCTATGGGTTATACActgaaacacagcagcagaCAAAAACCCAGTACCGCTGACCTCTGTGATCCAGACACATCCAGCTAAACACAGCTATGCCAGATATATGGTGTAAGCAGTGCTGAGCCCTACCTGGCGCAGAGCAGTGCCACCTCCAGTCACGCACGGCTCATTGCCTCCTGCTCAATGTCAGCTCCAACACCACTAAATGCAGAACCACCCAAAATATCTCTGTATTGCACTACACTCTTGTAATAATAAtataacaataatttaaaaatattataataataatataatcaAGCATCTCTtgattatattattattattattattattattattattattattattctattaTCACTTACAATAATAATCAAGTATCACACAACTGGATACACTACTTTCGGAGGCCTACATCCAAAGCTATAAACCTTCCTTGAATCATACATCCCACACATACGATGCCTACACCCAGGCTGTGCAGGAGCCTCCTGTCTGGATCGTGGTCTGCGACTGGTATGCTCTGGATAACACCCCACGTGGCAGACAACTCATGAAcaatcaaaaccagaaacccACAATTTCCACCGCCTCTAGCAATCAAGCACGTAACACACTTTTAAAACCTTGCTTACACTTAGCTCAACAGATATGATAAACATTCAGAGTTGAGTGCCATCTTTCATTCccattaaacaaaataaaattacaagaggtgttttcagaaacaaaatggaTAACTGTTCCTGACAAAAAGCTCAAGAAAAGATATCTGTTCCACTGTCGGAGGGATGCAAAATTCTTGAGTCTTTCAAATAAGACCTATAAATAAGTTGTATGAAACTACACCTActaaaaactacaaaaaaaaaaaaaaataaaaaaaatcaaggaataCGTACAATAAACTCATGGTGAACCTTATGGATATACTTGTATATTCTCTTGTGATGCAGCAATCTATGTAGGAAATAGTGCCAGGCATCCTCAATCACTGCACATCCAAAGCACTGGGCAACCAGAACATacctttaaaaagaagaagagcTATTAGTTATAGAATATGTTAGCAGACACATAATCTTGAAAGATAAAATGGTTATACATTAGTATGGGGGGgaaatgtttatatatattattgATTGAATAACCGTGCATTGAAATGACCCTTTTAacatactgaaaatattaactGCCAAGCACATTAGTCCTTGTATCCATCAGTTCATCTGTCAACATACTGAAGTGAATTAGCACACAGTATAACAAACAGTCATTTCAATATTACACTCTATAAAGAACATCTGTAGACAGTACAAGATGTAGATATAAAAATATGGAAGTGCATCAGCTATCTAAAccagacagaaaataaatctctaaGAAACACGAACTGCTGTTGTAAAGAACAActactgcagaagaaaaaaaaaacccaaacaaaaaacccccccaaaaaaatcaacaacaacaaaaacgaaaaaaaaaaaacccacaagacaaaaaagcatttataacttattcagttttgtttaaaattctaTCAGTTCAGTGCAAAAAAGGTGAATGTGAAGCAGGTGGTACATTCTCTCCTTTGAGGAACACACTGTTGCTATGATATAACACAAGATGGAGGAAAGAGACTTAGGACAAATCAAAAAATGTTAGATAAAAAACCTCCAGAAAGTTCAATATTTAACCCATGCCACCATGAATCTTGCTTCACTTACACAAACTCCCTCCTAATCTTCTCCTATTCCAAGTATCAAAACAATTTgggccaattaaaaaaaataaaataaagctctAACTCCAATACCAGTTAAGCATCAACAGAAGCAAGATTAACACCATTTATATTGCCTACAATTATTGTGTATTAGAGCTGATGACActatttgtaaaatattctaCCACTGACTATATGTAACTCAGCATCAATATAAGAGAAAAATCTACCTACCATCTAGGCATCTCTTCCCACCCATATGGAATGTTAAAATACTCTGTGAAGTAATAGGTGCCACAAATCAGAGGAAGCTGAATAAAGAAGTGATTGAAGAGGAGTGTTTTGAAACACTTCCACTGTTTTTCCCAGGTTTCTGGTTTATCCTaagaagaagcaaaaagcaTCAGTTGTGTTACAAACTTCAATTGCACATAAATGAAGTACTGTAGAAATTACTTTGGAGGtagttttatttccctttggaAGACACACAGCAGGCCCCCCTACCATAAAAACTAACTCAGACAATGGAAATTACATGGGATTAGATTCAGTTTCATCAAAACCTCTTGTTTTTCTAAGCTAAGTTTCTGTAAAATTTAAAGGAAGTCTCTCTTGAAAGAGGTTGTCTTTGCCAGTCACCCCCAACTATTcttatttcagtgtttgcaaTTAGCAGGAATATTTCCTATTCAACAGTTTAAGACAAATCTAAGTTTGTATATCCATACCTAAAATAACATAATGCATTTCCATAGCTAAAATAATACAAAGAGAAGCCAAAGATACAAGCTTGTGAAGAAATACTTGTCTTGAAAACATGCAGTTTTTGCAGGGAGACATTTTACCATTGACTGTAATAATTTCAGAGGCTGGTATTATTGATTATTAATTCATATTATGAGGAACTGGTGGAAGACAATAATCTTTAGATACTGGATGTGGCTTTGCTACCAATTAGGAGTGTTCCATCCACACTAGGATTTCTCCTTtattaaaatacttgaaaatcCCTTCAAGAGGGTGTACATTTAGATAATTTGAGACACCTGCTATTAAATAAGCACATCATTTAATTCTTTCATAATACTAAGACACACCTCTACCACCAGATGATGTGATTCTACTATACCTTCCCCTGCTGACATATAAGCTTACATGGAGAAAATTTAACTTTGCTAACACAGTGACTGACACACCTTCTCTCTTTATACTACCATGGCTAAAAAGATACGCTCCCTCAGAAATACTTCACACTTTCAAAGACATATCAGAAAGTGCATAGTTCACAACTTCATCTTACCTGCTGAATTTTATACTTTTGCATGTATGGTATAAACTGAAAGACAAATCCAGGTACACAGagcaagaagtatgaaagtTCATGAACTATAAGTGATCCCCAAGTTGCAATCTGGAACTTTGTGTAGTTATCCAGCATGTAATTCCAGGCATTTTTAAATGGTTGTTGCAAGGGATTGTCAGGCAAAAAAGAGTCTATATATTCCACTGCCAGATAGGCAGAGTTCAAAATATTAACACTGTCATTCGTTGCCATTGCTCATACATAAAGCATCACAATTACAGTTCTTCTACAGTTGTCTATAAGTAACCTgaaaattttgagaaaaacaaaacagcaattaatcctcaaacaaaaaaaattactttaaaactaGGTAGCAACTAAGATACGTAAAAAACAGGGAAGGCAATGAGCTCTCAAGTTTTGAGATTAGTTTAAGGGAGCAGAAGGataaagaaatattaatcaTTACCCAACTATTATTTCAAATCTTTTGCAGGATAATTGTATTCTGTACTAAAAGAGTACAGAAGGGTTCAAACCAgatttagaaattaaattaactGTGATCTCCCAGTTAACCAGCCTCATTCTTCTCATAGCTATGAGCCAGAATGCATGCAAATTACATCAACACAGCAGGCTACCTTTAGACTGCAGCTGGCTTGAGGCACTCCACCTTTTCATAAGTAAGGGAGTTTTCATCATAGATCCCCAAAGCATACAGGCAGCATTCTTGCAGGCGCCCAGAACTTCTGCGATTTCCACAGAGTAGGCTCCTTGTTGGTTCAGGCCGGGACCTTTAAAGTTCATTTAGTCCACCCCTCTGCCCTGgtcactagaccaggttgctcaatatccaacctggccttgaactcTTCCAGATGTGGGgtatccacagcttctctgcgcagcctgttccagtgtctcactgCCCTCACTGGAGAAAGTGCTGTCCTTATCTCTAATCTAAACCTACCgcttttcagtttaaaaccatcaccccttgtcttgTTGCTACAGGCCTTGGCAAAAAgtctttctccatctttcttataagccccctttcATACACTGAAAGGCCGCAGTCAGGGGTCCacatcttctccaggctaaacaacctcAACTCTCACAGGCTCTCCCCATATGCAATgtgccctctgatcatttttgtgaccctcctctggacccccctccaacaggtccatCTTCTGCTCTAAAACATCCACACAGTTCGCAGGCCAGAAGACGCTAGTTAGTCCCTAGTCAATACACACAGACTAGGTCTAACATaaacaactacctgaaaggagattgtagcatggaagctgttggtctcttctcccaagtagcaagcgataggacaagaggaaatggtctcaagttgagccaggagaggtttaaattggaaaacaggaaaaaaatcttcaaataaagggttgtcaggcactggaacaggctgctcagggaagtggtggagtcaccatcactggaggtgATTAAAAGGCTTTTAGATTAAGAccctagggacatggtttaatgctagagttaggttaggctatggttggactggatgattcTGAAGGTCTCTTTCAActgaaacgattctatgattctataaacgATGCATCAAGCTCAATATCCATCAACATTAActaccatttttctttcttagcaaTAGCATCAGGATGCTATTATTACTTATTACCAGCAAACACATCACAGCAGATACCAGATACCATTTTAATAACGATAAATACATCAGAGCAGATACCAAGGCAGCTTACAACCCGAGCTCCTGAACCGATGGCCACGCAAGGCTACTCACCCTCCCGGACAGGCAGCCGGCAAGCCGCGGGGATCGGGCTCGTCCGTCCCTTCCGGACCCTGTGAGGAAACAGAGACACCGTGGCACAGGCCGCCAGTGGGCAGACGCCACTAACGCACCAGACAGTGACGAGAGGAATGCCCATCCCGGGGGAGCCGCCCGGCCGCGCACAGTCGGCCCTCGGCGCGGCGAGACGCGGTGTGGCGCAGGGCCGAGCCGCGCCGCCGGTCGGGCGCCCGCACCCCGGCGACGGCACCGGCACCCCCGCGTCAGGCCGCAACCGACAGACACACCGCCCTCCCCCTGCCCGGTGGCCCCGGGCGCCCCTCACCTAGATGACAGCGGCGGCCCCTCGCGGAAAGTGCACCGGCAGCACCCGCAGCAACAGCGCCCGTCGCAGCAATAACAACTGCCGGGACCGCCGGCCCTTCAAGTGCGCCCTCCCATTGGCCGCGCAGCAACCCCCGGCGCGGCGCTCATTGGCTGGCGGCAGCGGCCGAGAGTCAGGAGTGCGGGGGGCAGGGACGGAGCTGCGGCTCCAGCGCACCGATTGGCTGAAGGGGTGGAGTGAGGATAGTGAGACCTCAGCGTGCGGCCAATGAAGCGGGAGGGAGGCAGGGTGACGTCAAAGACGTGATGAAGAGACCGGGACCTCAGGTGGGCAGAGGCGGGCGGGgtgaggcggcggcggcggggggcgcggcTCTTCGGCTGCGGCATGTGTGCGGAGCCGCTCCCCAGGGCCCCCGCCGCGGTACCTGCCGCCTATCTCCACACGGCCGGACCCGGGCGTGAGCGGCTGCAGAAGCTGCCGAGCGTCCAGTCTAGAGAGGAGCCCCCAGTGCCGCTACCTCCAGCCGCGCCGCTCCCGACGCTTCGTTTACAGCGGCGGCTGCTCTTTCACCTGAGCAGCGCTGCACGGCGGGGCAGCGCTCTGACTCACCATCCTCCCCTTTTCTTAGGGAGGAGCGGCCTGTGCCCGCATCCTCGGCCATGCAGCTCACACGGGCTTCCTgccttaaattaaaaaaagaaaaaaaaaaaaaaagattgacaTACAAGGGAATATACATCGAAATACCATGGACCAGAACCCCATTCACTGAGTTTGGTATCACGCAGGTAAAATTCTACAAATAATACAAATGCACAATTCAAATAAAATGATTCTAGTGAAACCCACTATTGCAAACACACGATGCATCGTACAATATCAACAGTAAAAGTACAATCATCCATTTAATTTCAGCACCTGGCAAAAAATCTTTGCTATTCTTAACCATCATACTAATTCCACAGCTCAAATAGTTTCACTGGAACTTAAAAGTGGCCACTACCTTAACTGAAAACCGAAGCTTTCAGAAACACACCTGGAGCAAACCAGTGATATTTACATGACCAGTTCCTAAACCTCaacaatttttttccatttccttgcaTTCAGATTT from the Columba livia isolate bColLiv1 breed racing homer chromosome 4, bColLiv1.pat.W.v2, whole genome shotgun sequence genome contains:
- the MSMO1 gene encoding methylsterol monooxygenase 1, with the translated sequence MATNDSVNILNSAYLAVEYIDSFLPDNPLQQPFKNAWNYMLDNYTKFQIATWGSLIVHELSYFLLCVPGFVFQFIPYMQKYKIQQDKPETWEKQWKCFKTLLFNHFFIQLPLICGTYYFTEYFNIPYGWEEMPRWYVLVAQCFGCAVIEDAWHYFLHRLLHHKRIYKYIHKVHHEFISPFGMQAEYAHPLETLILGAGFFIGIVVFCNHVILLWVWVIGRLMETIDVHSGYDVPLNPLHLVPFYAGARFHDFHHMNFIGNYASTFTWWDRLFGTDSQFIAYQEKEKKQKLMTKKKAN